In Chthoniobacterales bacterium, the sequence CCGCGATCAGGCGCGCGCTGCGAGCAGGCGTTCGACGTATTTCGCCAGGATATCGAACTCGAGGTTTACGATGTCGCCCGGTTCGAGGTCGCCGAGGTTGGTTGCCTCGAGGGTGTGGGG encodes:
- a CDS encoding riboflavin synthase: PEFARYVVFKGSIAVNGVSLTVAAADDTVFSVWIIPHTLEATNLGDLEPGDIVNLEFDILAKYVERLLAARA